The following are encoded in a window of Deltaproteobacteria bacterium genomic DNA:
- a CDS encoding acetyl-CoA carboxylase carboxyltransferase subunit beta, with amino-acid sequence MAIFKGRKKSMNEKKTRVPENLWIKCEKCLEIIYRKEVERNLNVCPKCKYHFRISVSQRIESLLEEGSFSEFGAEYQSEDILGFKDTRKYTERLKEASVKTGRNEAVITGTGRIWDIEIVLAVFDFSFLGGSMGCIVGDKVTIAMEEATRRRIPLVIVSASGGARMQEGTLSLMQMAKTCAALKKFDNEGLPYISILTDPTTGGVAASFAMLGDVIIAEPGALIGFAGPRVIEQTIKQKLPEGFQRAEFLLEHGTIDMIVDRTQLKQTVYDLFKYMHSNKREKGEQNPSPSSQR; translated from the coding sequence ATGGCAATCTTTAAGGGTAGGAAAAAAAGCATGAACGAAAAGAAGACCAGGGTTCCGGAAAACCTGTGGATCAAATGCGAAAAATGCCTGGAGATCATATACCGGAAGGAAGTGGAGAGAAATCTCAATGTATGCCCGAAATGCAAGTACCACTTCAGGATTTCCGTCTCCCAGCGGATTGAAAGCCTTCTCGAGGAAGGCAGTTTCAGTGAATTTGGAGCAGAATACCAGTCGGAGGATATTCTCGGTTTCAAAGACACCAGGAAATATACCGAAAGGCTCAAGGAAGCGAGCGTCAAAACGGGCCGCAACGAGGCGGTCATAACGGGAACGGGCAGGATTTGGGATATTGAAATCGTTCTGGCCGTTTTTGATTTTTCCTTCCTCGGCGGCTCCATGGGGTGTATCGTCGGAGATAAAGTTACCATAGCAATGGAAGAGGCGACGCGCAGAAGGATACCGCTCGTCATCGTTAGCGCATCGGGGGGGGCGAGAATGCAGGAGGGAACGCTGTCCCTGATGCAAATGGCAAAAACCTGTGCGGCCCTGAAAAAGTTCGACAACGAAGGCTTGCCCTACATTAGCATTCTGACTGATCCCACAACGGGTGGTGTGGCGGCGAGCTTCGCCATGCTCGGCGACGTCATCATCGCCGAACCCGGGGCGCTCATCGGCTTTGCCGGCCCGCGGGTTATCGAGCAGACGATTAAACAGAAGCTCCCCGAAGGTTTCCAAAGAGCAGAATTTCTGCTCGAGCACGGTACGATCGACATGATCGTGGACAGGACTCAATTGAAACAGACGGTGTATGACCTGTTCAAGTACATGCATTCGAACAAAAGAGAAAAAGGCGAACAAAATCCCTCTCCTTCCTCACAAAGGTGA
- a CDS encoding tryptophan synthase subunit alpha, which produces MNRIAAKFQSLRERKEKGLVIYLTAGDPDMETSLELFLCAAVSGADILEVGIPFSDPMADGPVIQRAFGRALGSGCSLKKTLNLVRKLREIVDTPVVLFGYLNPILAYGAEYFFRDCKSAGVDGILIVDLPLEEWGNYRRYADAHDIAWIGLVTPASGERRTKVIADGTSGFVYVVSVTGITGTRNRLPGEYKKAVRLVKKSVDTPVVVGFGISTPEMAQSVARVCDGVVIGSACVKMVEKYKSNREALIKNIAAFVEKTKLRIRDGNL; this is translated from the coding sequence GTGAACAGGATAGCCGCAAAATTTCAGAGCCTGAGAGAAAGAAAAGAAAAGGGCCTCGTTATCTATTTGACTGCCGGGGACCCCGACATGGAGACCTCACTCGAGCTCTTTCTCTGTGCCGCTGTCTCCGGGGCGGACATCCTGGAAGTGGGCATTCCCTTCTCAGACCCAATGGCCGACGGCCCGGTGATCCAGAGAGCTTTCGGCAGGGCTCTTGGAAGTGGCTGCTCCCTCAAAAAAACACTGAATCTCGTGAGGAAGCTGAGAGAAATTGTCGATACCCCGGTTGTCCTTTTCGGTTACCTGAACCCGATACTTGCATATGGTGCGGAATATTTTTTCAGGGACTGTAAAAGCGCGGGAGTTGATGGTATCTTGATAGTAGACCTGCCGCTTGAGGAGTGGGGTAATTACAGAAGGTACGCCGATGCACATGATATCGCGTGGATAGGGCTGGTCACCCCCGCCTCCGGTGAAAGGAGGACGAAGGTGATCGCAGACGGCACGTCCGGCTTCGTCTATGTCGTATCGGTAACCGGCATAACCGGTACGCGAAACAGGTTGCCCGGTGAATACAAAAAAGCAGTTCGGCTGGTGAAAAAAAGTGTCGACACCCCTGTGGTGGTGGGATTTGGCATATCGACCCCGGAGATGGCGCAGTCGGTAGCGCGGGTATGCGATGGTGTTGTCATCGGCAGTGCTTGCGTGAAAATGGTGGAAAAGTACAAAAGTAACAGGGAAGCTCTTATAAAAAACATCGCCGCTTTTGTAGAAAAAACAAAATTGAGGATTCGGGATGGCAATCTTTAA